One region of Aurantimonas sp. HBX-1 genomic DNA includes:
- a CDS encoding Tim44 domain-containing protein, with the protein MANRLRFGALLASLFMVFSFVAVDYADARRGGSFGSRGGRTFQSAPATQTAPNVTAPVNRTMTQPSAAQPGAAAGQAGAQARRPGMFGGLGGGLLGGLLLGGMFGMLMGTGFGGMGGFLALLVQLLLVGLGAMLLIRLFRGRSAQTPARASAANAGRNERRAYDDTPPPAAGNGSFRIPSIGSGAAAGAASAKAATAPVASGSDEVGITDGDLETFEQRLVAVQAAFSREDYAALRQLTTPEVMSYLAEELSDNATSGRKNDVLDVKLEQGDLAEAWREGPSDYASVAMRFSSIDVMRDRTTGEVVEGDPETPTEATELWTFVRQRGGDWKLSAIQEA; encoded by the coding sequence ATGGCCAACCGCCTGCGCTTCGGCGCCCTTCTCGCCAGCCTCTTCATGGTGTTCTCCTTCGTCGCGGTCGACTATGCCGACGCGCGGCGCGGCGGCAGCTTCGGCAGCCGCGGCGGGCGGACGTTCCAGAGCGCACCGGCGACGCAGACCGCGCCGAACGTCACCGCGCCGGTCAACCGCACGATGACCCAGCCGTCGGCCGCCCAGCCGGGTGCCGCCGCCGGACAGGCGGGCGCGCAGGCGCGCCGGCCGGGCATGTTCGGCGGGCTCGGCGGCGGTCTGCTCGGCGGCCTCCTGCTCGGCGGCATGTTCGGCATGCTGATGGGCACCGGCTTCGGTGGCATGGGCGGCTTCCTGGCGCTGCTGGTCCAGCTGCTGCTGGTCGGGCTCGGCGCCATGTTGCTGATCCGCCTGTTCCGTGGCCGCTCGGCGCAGACGCCGGCGCGGGCCTCGGCCGCCAACGCCGGCCGCAACGAACGCCGCGCCTATGACGACACGCCGCCGCCCGCCGCCGGCAACGGCAGCTTCCGCATCCCGTCGATCGGCTCGGGCGCCGCAGCCGGGGCCGCGAGCGCCAAGGCAGCCACCGCACCGGTGGCGAGCGGCTCGGACGAGGTCGGCATCACCGACGGCGATCTCGAGACGTTCGAGCAGCGGCTCGTTGCGGTGCAGGCTGCCTTCTCGCGCGAGGACTACGCGGCGCTGCGGCAGCTGACGACGCCGGAAGTGATGTCCTATCTCGCCGAGGAACTCTCGGACAACGCCACCTCCGGCCGGAAGAACGACGTGCTCGACGTCAAGCTCGAGCAGGGCGATCTGGCCGAGGCATGGCGCGAAGGCCCGAGCGACTATGCCAGTGTCGCCATGCGCTTCTCGTCCATCGACGTGATGCGCGACCGTACCACCGGTGAAGTCGTCGAGGGCGATCCCGAGACGCCGACCGAGGCGACGGAGCTCTGGACCTTCGTGCGCCAGCGCGGCGGCGACTGGAAGCTGTCGGCGATCCAGGAAGCCTGA
- a CDS encoding VWA domain-containing protein gives MFLTLFLKLKAAGVPVTLREHLLLLDAMRADLVGFDVEGFYFLARATLVKDERFIDRFDRVFAEVFKGVESVAGAGEAGIDPRELPEEWLRRLAEKHLTDEEKQLVESLGGFDKLMETLKQRLEEQKGRHQGGSKWIGTGGTSPFGAYGYNPEGVRIGQAESRHRRAVKVWDRREFRDLDDGVELGTRNIKIALKRLRRWVRDGAEQEFDLSGTIRATAEHGYLDVKTRPERRNAVKVLLFLDIGGSMDDHVRIVEELFSAARSELKHLEFFYFHNCPYERLWKDNRRRHAETIATQDVINRFGPDYRAVFVGDASMSPYEIVMPGGSVEHWNPEPGAVWLSRFARQWPRMAWLNPVPRSQWDWTQSIAMIREATDDRMFEMTLQGIEAATRSLSR, from the coding sequence ATGTTCCTGACCCTGTTCCTCAAGCTCAAGGCCGCCGGCGTGCCGGTCACGCTGCGCGAGCACCTCCTGCTGCTCGACGCGATGCGCGCCGATCTCGTCGGCTTCGACGTCGAGGGCTTCTACTTCCTGGCGCGCGCCACGCTGGTGAAGGACGAGCGCTTCATCGACCGCTTCGACCGCGTCTTCGCCGAGGTCTTCAAGGGCGTCGAATCCGTCGCCGGCGCCGGCGAGGCCGGAATCGATCCGCGCGAGCTGCCGGAGGAATGGCTGCGGCGTCTGGCGGAAAAGCACCTGACCGACGAGGAGAAGCAGCTGGTCGAGAGCCTCGGCGGCTTCGACAAGCTGATGGAGACGCTGAAGCAGCGGCTGGAGGAACAGAAGGGCCGCCACCAGGGCGGCTCCAAATGGATCGGCACCGGCGGCACCTCGCCCTTCGGCGCCTACGGCTACAATCCCGAAGGCGTGCGCATCGGCCAGGCCGAGAGCCGCCACCGGCGCGCCGTCAAGGTCTGGGACCGGCGGGAGTTCCGCGACCTCGACGACGGCGTCGAACTCGGCACGCGCAACATCAAGATCGCGCTGAAGCGCCTGCGGCGCTGGGTCCGCGACGGCGCCGAGCAGGAATTCGACCTCTCCGGCACGATCCGCGCCACCGCCGAGCACGGCTATCTCGACGTGAAGACGCGGCCGGAGCGGCGCAACGCGGTGAAGGTCCTGCTCTTCCTCGACATCGGCGGGTCGATGGACGACCACGTCCGGATCGTCGAGGAGCTGTTCTCGGCGGCGCGATCCGAGCTCAAGCACCTCGAGTTCTTCTACTTCCACAACTGCCCCTACGAGCGGCTGTGGAAGGACAATCGCCGCCGCCATGCCGAGACGATCGCCACCCAGGACGTCATCAACCGCTTTGGGCCGGACTACCGCGCGGTCTTCGTCGGCGACGCCTCGATGAGCCCCTACGAGATCGTCATGCCAGGCGGTTCGGTGGAGCACTGGAACCCGGAGCCGGGCGCTGTCTGGCTGTCGCGCTTCGCCCGACAGTGGCCACGCATGGCCTGGCTGAACCCGGTACCGCGGTCCCAATGGGACTGGACGCAGTCCATCGCGATGATCCGCGAGGCGACCGACGACCGCATGTTCGAGATGACGCTCCAGGGCATCGAGGCAGCAACCCGCAGCCTCTCGCGCTAG
- a CDS encoding alpha/beta fold hydrolase, protein MRLLLVLTLVAVGALALGLYWLWTPDRSRAALEAAYLDAPSDMVEVDGVWLHVRDSGPKEAPALIMLHGFGSSLHTWEPWAAALGDRYRVVRFDIPGAGLSGVDPTGDYSDERTLAVLLALMDRLSIERATLIGNSMGGRFAWRFAAAHPERVDRLVLISPDGFASHGLEYGKRPNVPATVSLMRYVLPRQLLRMNLVPAYADPSRLSEATVDRYHDLLLAPGVRDAMIERMRQVELVPPPPLLATIAAPTLLLWGGKDAMIPLSNAADYQAALPDSRLVVLPNLGHVPHEEAPAEALVPVAAFLDERRE, encoded by the coding sequence GTGCGGCTGTTGCTTGTCCTGACCCTCGTCGCCGTCGGCGCGCTGGCGCTCGGCCTCTACTGGCTGTGGACGCCGGACCGTTCCCGTGCCGCGCTGGAGGCCGCCTATCTCGATGCGCCCAGCGACATGGTCGAGGTCGATGGCGTGTGGCTGCACGTGCGGGACAGCGGGCCGAAAGAGGCGCCGGCGCTGATCATGCTGCACGGCTTCGGGTCGAGCCTGCACACCTGGGAGCCCTGGGCCGCGGCGCTGGGCGATCGCTACCGGGTGGTGCGCTTCGACATTCCGGGCGCCGGCCTCTCCGGTGTCGATCCCACCGGCGACTATTCCGACGAGCGCACGCTGGCGGTGCTGCTGGCGCTGATGGACCGGCTTTCGATCGAGCGGGCGACGCTGATCGGCAATTCGATGGGCGGGCGCTTCGCCTGGCGGTTCGCAGCGGCGCATCCGGAGCGGGTGGACAGGCTGGTGCTGATCTCGCCGGACGGCTTTGCCAGCCACGGCCTCGAATACGGCAAACGGCCGAACGTGCCGGCGACGGTGAGCCTGATGCGTTACGTCCTGCCGCGGCAACTGCTGCGCATGAACCTCGTGCCGGCCTATGCCGACCCGTCGCGGCTCTCCGAGGCAACGGTCGACCGCTACCACGACCTGCTGCTGGCGCCCGGCGTCCGCGACGCCATGATCGAGCGGATGCGGCAGGTGGAACTGGTGCCGCCGCCGCCGCTTCTGGCGACGATCGCCGCGCCGACCCTGCTCCTGTGGGGCGGCAAGGACGCGATGATCCCGCTTTCCAATGCCGCCGACTATCAGGCGGCGCTGCCGGACAGCCGCCTCGTCGTCCTGCCGAATCTCGGCCACGTGCCGCACGAGGAGGCGCCGGCCGAGGCACTGGTGCCGGTGGCGGCGTTCCTGGACGAACGGCGGGAGTGA
- a CDS encoding DNA-binding transcriptional regulator codes for MTKRVPVETQDEANDRLVESLEQALKWFEGDDSQVVVHRFTVAVPDIAKLRRKLKLTQDAFAGKIGVPVATLRNWEQGRRYPTGPARVLLNALEREPKAVMAAIAASEIVEAAE; via the coding sequence ATGACGAAGCGTGTACCGGTCGAGACCCAGGATGAAGCCAATGACCGTCTGGTCGAATCCCTTGAGCAGGCGCTGAAGTGGTTCGAAGGAGATGACTCCCAAGTCGTGGTCCACCGTTTCACGGTGGCGGTGCCGGACATTGCCAAGCTCCGCCGCAAGCTGAAGCTGACGCAGGACGCCTTTGCCGGCAAGATCGGCGTGCCGGTGGCGACGCTGCGCAACTGGGAACAGGGCCGGCGCTACCCGACCGGCCCGGCCCGGGTGCTGCTGAACGCCCTCGAGCGCGAACCGAAGGCGGTGATGGCGGCCATCGCCGCCTCCGAGATCGTCGAGGCGGCGGAGTAG
- the pip gene encoding prolyl aminopeptidase gives MSDSFRKPYPAIEPYQTGRIDVGDGHQVYYELCGNPDGIPVVFLHGGPGSGASSQHRRLFDPARYRILLFDQRGCGRSTPLGSLEANTTWHLVADLERLRKLTGAERWLLFGGSWGATLALAYAERHPERVTGMILRGVFTGRRSELDWFYEAGANRLFPDRWENLMGPIPADEQDDLLTAYGKRLNHPDRAVRAEAARAWTGWESATVTLRTGRGGEASSTGPVSDATIAFARIENHYFSHDLWLEEGELLDNVERLHDIPAVIVQGRYDVVTPAITSWQLAQAWPRADYRMVEGAGHAFAEPGILHELLSATDRFAGKA, from the coding sequence ATGAGCGACTCCTTCCGCAAGCCCTATCCCGCCATCGAACCCTACCAGACCGGCCGGATCGACGTCGGCGACGGCCACCAGGTCTATTACGAGCTGTGCGGCAATCCCGACGGCATCCCGGTGGTGTTCCTGCACGGGGGGCCGGGCAGCGGCGCCTCGTCCCAGCACCGGCGGCTGTTCGATCCGGCGAGGTACCGCATCCTCCTGTTCGACCAGCGCGGCTGCGGGCGTTCGACGCCGCTCGGCTCGCTGGAAGCCAACACCACCTGGCACCTCGTCGCAGACCTCGAACGCCTGCGGAAGCTGACCGGCGCCGAGCGCTGGCTGCTGTTCGGCGGCTCCTGGGGCGCGACGCTGGCGCTCGCCTATGCCGAACGGCACCCCGAGCGGGTGACCGGCATGATCCTGCGCGGGGTGTTCACAGGCCGGCGTTCCGAGCTCGACTGGTTCTACGAGGCGGGCGCCAACCGGCTCTTCCCCGACCGCTGGGAGAACCTGATGGGTCCGATTCCCGCCGACGAGCAGGATGACCTGCTGACGGCCTACGGAAAACGGCTGAACCATCCGGACCGGGCCGTGCGGGCCGAGGCGGCGCGGGCCTGGACCGGGTGGGAATCGGCGACGGTGACGCTGCGCACCGGCCGCGGCGGTGAGGCCTCGTCCACCGGCCCGGTCTCTGACGCGACCATCGCCTTCGCCCGGATCGAGAACCATTACTTCTCGCACGATCTCTGGCTGGAGGAGGGCGAACTGCTCGACAATGTCGAGCGGCTGCACGACATCCCGGCCGTCATCGTCCAGGGCCGCTACGACGTGGTGACGCCTGCGATCACCTCCTGGCAGCTGGCGCAGGCCTGGCCGCGAGCCGACTACCGCATGGTGGAGGGCGCCGGCCATGCCTTCGCCGAGCCCGGCATCCTGCACGAACTGCTGTCGGCAACCGACCGCTTTGCCGGCAAGGCCTGA
- a CDS encoding GFA family protein gives MTSHTGGCQCGAVRFRVEGELGKASICHCRMCQKAFGNFFAPLVSVPDGALVWTKREPARFRSSNHVLRGFCPSCGTPLTYEAPDGVALAIGAFDDPAAVPPTLQYGVEGKIAYVDRLHELPGRASEDDAEALEFLRTLVSCQHADAPDGDERGAA, from the coding sequence ATGACCTCCCATACCGGTGGCTGCCAGTGCGGCGCCGTCCGCTTCCGTGTCGAGGGCGAACTCGGCAAGGCGTCGATCTGCCATTGCCGCATGTGCCAGAAGGCCTTCGGCAACTTCTTCGCGCCGCTGGTCTCGGTGCCGGACGGGGCGCTGGTCTGGACGAAGCGCGAGCCGGCGCGCTTCCGCTCGTCGAACCACGTGCTGCGCGGCTTCTGCCCGTCCTGCGGCACGCCGCTGACCTACGAGGCGCCGGACGGCGTGGCGCTGGCGATCGGCGCCTTCGACGACCCCGCCGCGGTGCCGCCGACGCTCCAGTACGGAGTCGAGGGCAAGATCGCCTATGTCGACCGGTTGCATGAACTGCCGGGGCGGGCGTCGGAAGACGACGCGGAGGCGCTGGAATTCCTGCGCACGCTCGTCTCCTGCCAGCACGCCGACGCGCCGGACGGCGACGAAAGAGGCGCGGCGTGA
- the pip gene encoding prolyl aminopeptidase, translating into MSGSEGSLRGLYPEIEPYEHGMLDVGDGHRIYWERCGTKGGTPAVFLHGGPGGGAFPVHRRLFDPTRYDVLIFDQRGCGRSTPHASLEANTTWHLVADIERLRAMVGVERWLVFGGSWGSTLALAYAETHPERVSALILRGIYTLTRAELAWYYQFGVSEMFPDKWERFLAPIPEAERGDMMAAYRRRLVGDDKAAQAEAALAWSLWEGETITLLPDETVGGQFGDADFALAFARIENHYFVHGGWLEEGQLLRDAHRLQEIEGVIVHGRYDMPCPARIAWELSKAWPRAAFHLVEGAGHAFSEPGILHHLIEATDRFADG; encoded by the coding sequence GTGAGCGGGTCGGAGGGATCGCTGCGCGGGCTCTATCCCGAGATCGAGCCCTACGAGCACGGCATGCTGGATGTCGGCGATGGCCACCGGATCTATTGGGAGCGCTGCGGCACCAAAGGCGGCACGCCGGCGGTGTTCCTGCACGGGGGCCCAGGCGGCGGCGCGTTTCCGGTGCATCGCCGGCTCTTCGATCCCACCCGCTACGACGTCCTGATCTTCGACCAGCGCGGCTGCGGCCGCTCTACCCCGCACGCCTCGCTCGAGGCCAACACGACGTGGCACCTCGTCGCCGACATCGAGCGGCTGCGCGCCATGGTCGGCGTCGAGCGATGGCTGGTGTTCGGGGGCTCCTGGGGCTCCACCCTGGCGCTCGCCTATGCCGAGACGCATCCCGAGCGGGTGAGCGCGCTGATCCTGCGCGGCATCTATACGCTCACCCGGGCGGAACTCGCCTGGTACTACCAGTTCGGGGTCTCCGAGATGTTCCCGGACAAGTGGGAGCGCTTCCTGGCGCCGATCCCCGAGGCCGAGCGCGGCGACATGATGGCGGCCTATCGCCGCCGGCTGGTCGGCGATGATAAGGCGGCGCAGGCGGAGGCGGCCCTGGCGTGGAGCCTGTGGGAGGGCGAGACGATCACGCTGCTGCCGGACGAGACGGTCGGCGGGCAGTTCGGCGACGCCGACTTCGCACTCGCCTTCGCCCGCATCGAGAACCATTACTTCGTGCACGGCGGCTGGCTGGAGGAAGGGCAGCTGCTGCGCGACGCGCACCGGCTGCAGGAGATCGAGGGGGTGATCGTCCACGGCCGCTATGACATGCCCTGTCCGGCGCGCATCGCCTGGGAGCTGAGCAAGGCCTGGCCGCGGGCCGCGTTTCATCTCGTCGAGGGCGCCGGCCACGCCTTCTCCGAGCCCGGCATATTGCATCATCTGATCGAGGCGACGGACCGGTTCGCCGACGGCTGA
- the rarD gene encoding EamA family transporter RarD translates to MPAADTAQRQGFTYALAAFAIWGLILPIYMKLLADVSPLEIVGHRIIWAIPFAMLILWWQGLLGGVWRHFTHLRTLALATLTAVLISVNWGTYVYAIVSGHAVEAALGYYINPLVNVVLGALVLGERPNRIQSVAIGLAAIGVAILTVKAGGLPWISLILAFSFGTYGLLRKMVPVGASEGFFLEVAILSLPSVLLIAFMPGESHFLGNGWETAMLIGAGPLTAVPLILYAAGARLLHYSTIGILQYAVPTLLFLTAVFIFGEPFSAWQLVAFAFIWAALILYTVALFRSTRAERRERQGTGAVLPAEAPLVLAGAAQPPSDQRVR, encoded by the coding sequence ATGCCCGCGGCCGACACCGCACAGCGTCAGGGATTCACCTACGCCCTCGCCGCCTTTGCGATCTGGGGCCTGATCCTGCCGATCTACATGAAGCTCCTGGCGGACGTGTCGCCGCTGGAGATCGTCGGGCACCGCATCATCTGGGCGATCCCCTTCGCCATGCTGATCCTCTGGTGGCAGGGCCTGCTGGGCGGCGTGTGGCGGCACTTCACCCACCTGCGGACGCTGGCGCTGGCGACGCTGACGGCGGTCCTGATCTCGGTGAACTGGGGCACCTATGTCTACGCCATCGTCTCCGGCCATGCGGTCGAGGCGGCGCTCGGCTACTACATCAACCCGCTGGTCAACGTGGTCCTCGGCGCACTGGTGCTGGGCGAGCGGCCCAACCGCATCCAGTCGGTGGCGATCGGCCTCGCGGCGATCGGCGTTGCGATCCTGACCGTCAAGGCCGGCGGCCTGCCGTGGATCTCGCTGATCCTCGCCTTCTCCTTCGGCACCTACGGGCTGCTGCGCAAGATGGTGCCGGTCGGCGCCTCGGAAGGCTTCTTCCTGGAGGTGGCGATCCTGTCGCTGCCGTCGGTGCTGCTGATCGCCTTCATGCCAGGCGAGAGCCACTTCCTCGGCAATGGCTGGGAAACCGCGATGCTGATCGGGGCCGGGCCGCTGACGGCGGTGCCGCTGATCCTCTATGCCGCGGGGGCGCGGCTCTTGCATTATTCCACCATCGGCATCCTGCAATATGCCGTGCCGACGCTCTTGTTCCTCACCGCCGTGTTCATCTTCGGCGAGCCGTTCAGCGCCTGGCAGCTGGTTGCCTTCGCCTTCATCTGGGCGGCGCTGATCCTCTACACGGTGGCGCTGTTCCGCTCGACGCGGGCGGAGCGGCGCGAGCGGCAGGGGACCGGAGCGGTACTGCCGGCCGAGGCGCCGCTGGTGCTGGCCGGGGCGGCTCAGCCGCCGTCGGACCAGCGGGTGCGGTAG
- a CDS encoding carbon-nitrogen hydrolase family protein translates to MAEKRSTPTIEVRIATKNDVDAIIALSAKVFREDVGYTRGMILGQLSAFPEGQFVVVYEGDIVGYAATMILPEEKALEQHSWAEVTGGGYAAMHDRRGEWLYGTEICVDPDRRRLRIGKRLYDARRRLCQDLDLKGIAFGGRMPGYRRNARQYGTPEAYLEAIRAGAVKDPVASFHLDAGFEPIRLLEAYYPRDEASGGHAVLMVWRNPYYDPSRAEQPVNRGNPDVVRVVTVQMKARRITQPQDFYDAVEYFVDVASEYGGDFAVFPELFTLMLLSCEAEELKPEAAIARLTEHTPDFVERLTAMAIRRNINIIGGSHATRTEAGAIQNLGYVFLRDGSVHVREKIHPTPNERQNWQIKGGDRVETIETDCGPIGVMICYDSEFPEVARRLTDQGARILFVPFNTDTRHGYLRVRYCCQARAIENQCYVVTSGMTGNLGNVDNLDIEYAQSAIFTPCDFPFARDGIAAEASENIEMVTVADLNLATLNWARYEGSVRNLRDRRLDLYRTRWSDGG, encoded by the coding sequence ATGGCCGAAAAGCGCTCGACCCCGACGATCGAAGTCCGCATCGCTACGAAGAACGACGTCGACGCCATCATCGCGCTCTCGGCCAAGGTGTTCCGCGAGGACGTCGGCTACACGCGCGGCATGATCCTCGGCCAGCTGTCGGCCTTTCCCGAAGGCCAGTTCGTCGTCGTCTACGAGGGCGACATCGTCGGCTATGCCGCGACGATGATCCTGCCGGAGGAGAAGGCGCTCGAGCAGCACAGCTGGGCCGAGGTCACCGGCGGCGGCTATGCGGCAATGCACGACCGGCGCGGCGAATGGCTCTACGGCACGGAGATCTGCGTCGATCCGGACCGGCGGCGCCTGCGGATCGGCAAGCGGCTCTATGATGCCCGGCGACGCCTCTGCCAGGATCTCGACCTCAAGGGCATCGCCTTCGGCGGCCGCATGCCCGGCTACCGCCGCAACGCCCGCCAGTACGGAACGCCCGAGGCCTATCTCGAGGCGATCCGCGCCGGCGCCGTGAAGGATCCGGTGGCCTCGTTCCATCTCGATGCCGGCTTCGAGCCGATCCGCCTCCTCGAAGCCTACTACCCGAGGGACGAGGCGTCGGGCGGCCATGCCGTCCTGATGGTCTGGCGCAATCCCTATTACGATCCCTCGCGCGCCGAACAGCCGGTCAATCGCGGCAATCCGGACGTGGTGCGCGTCGTCACCGTGCAGATGAAGGCGCGGCGCATCACCCAGCCGCAGGATTTCTACGACGCGGTGGAATATTTCGTCGATGTCGCCTCCGAATATGGCGGCGACTTCGCGGTGTTTCCGGAACTGTTCACGCTGATGCTCCTGTCCTGCGAGGCCGAGGAGCTGAAGCCGGAGGCGGCGATCGCCCGCCTCACCGAGCACACGCCCGACTTCGTCGAGCGGCTGACCGCGATGGCGATCCGCCGCAACATCAACATCATCGGTGGCAGCCACGCGACCCGCACCGAGGCCGGCGCCATCCAGAATCTCGGCTACGTCTTCCTGCGCGACGGCTCGGTGCATGTGCGCGAGAAGATCCACCCGACGCCCAACGAGCGCCAGAACTGGCAGATCAAGGGCGGCGACCGGGTCGAGACGATCGAGACCGACTGCGGGCCGATCGGCGTGATGATCTGCTACGATTCGGAGTTCCCGGAAGTCGCACGGCGCCTGACCGACCAGGGCGCGCGCATCCTGTTCGTGCCGTTCAACACCGACACCCGCCACGGCTATCTGCGGGTGCGCTACTGCTGCCAGGCGCGGGCGATCGAGAACCAGTGCTACGTCGTCACCTCGGGCATGACCGGCAACCTCGGCAATGTCGACAATCTCGACATCGAGTACGCCCAGTCGGCGATCTTCACGCCCTGCGACTTCCCCTTCGCCCGCGATGGCATTGCCGCGGAAGCGTCGGAGAACATCGAGATGGTGACCGTCGCCGACCTCAACCTGGCGACGCTCAACTGGGCTCGCTACGAGGGCTCGGTCCGCAACCTGCGCGACCGCCGGCTGGACCTCTACCGCACCCGCTGGTCCGACGGCGGCTGA
- a CDS encoding TIGR00730 family Rossman fold protein: MNAIRSVCVYCGSSAGRDPDYVESGRRLGRDMAEAGMRLVYGGGTRGIMGAVSDGVIMAGGQVTGIIPRFLIDMEATERELGRLDELVVTDDMHERKHLMFQRSDAFVALPGGIGTLEELVEIMTWSQLGRHAKPIVIANIGGFWDPLARLFDHMKDEGFIHSAHQVQPIVIDAVADIVPRLAALTLPEADEGRAEIIERL; the protein is encoded by the coding sequence ATGAATGCGATTCGTTCCGTGTGCGTCTATTGCGGGTCCTCCGCCGGGCGCGATCCCGATTATGTCGAGAGCGGCCGGCGGCTCGGCCGCGACATGGCCGAGGCCGGGATGCGGCTGGTCTATGGTGGCGGCACGCGCGGCATCATGGGCGCCGTCTCGGACGGCGTGATCATGGCCGGCGGCCAGGTCACCGGCATCATCCCGCGTTTCCTTATCGACATGGAAGCGACCGAGCGCGAGCTCGGCCGGCTCGACGAGCTCGTCGTCACCGACGACATGCACGAGCGCAAGCACCTGATGTTCCAGCGCTCCGACGCCTTCGTGGCATTGCCCGGCGGGATCGGCACGCTGGAGGAGCTGGTCGAGATCATGACCTGGAGCCAGCTCGGCCGGCACGCCAAGCCGATCGTCATCGCCAATATCGGCGGCTTCTGGGATCCGCTCGCCCGGCTGTTCGACCACATGAAGGACGAGGGCTTCATCCACAGCGCCCATCAGGTGCAGCCGATCGTCATCGACGCCGTCGCCGACATCGTACCGCGCCTCGCGGCGCTGACGCTGCCCGAAGCCGACGAAGGCCGCGCCGAGATCATCGAGCGGCTCTGA
- a CDS encoding ABC transporter ATP-binding protein yields MSNRLKPVRRAGAADLLEVAIRNKTFRGADGGLLTAIDDVAFTAPAGSFTTLIGPSGCGKTTTLRIVLGLDTDFEGHVTVPGATPRVAAVFQEPRLLPWRTVEANVRLALPPELEGADLTELFTILGLEAMRSRFPGELSLGLARRAALARAFAVEPSLILLDEPFVSLDEMTASRLRALLTTVWSARPTTALMVTHNLREAVELSDRIVFLTPRPATVRGIHEITTPRPARDAAWRERELAKLDRLFPGVL; encoded by the coding sequence TTGTCCAACCGCTTGAAGCCCGTGCGACGCGCTGGCGCCGCTGACCTGCTCGAAGTCGCGATCCGGAACAAGACGTTCCGCGGCGCGGACGGCGGGCTGCTCACGGCGATCGACGACGTGGCGTTCACCGCGCCCGCCGGCAGCTTCACGACGCTGATCGGCCCTTCCGGCTGCGGCAAGACGACGACGCTGCGCATCGTGCTCGGGCTCGACACGGATTTCGAGGGGCATGTGACGGTCCCGGGCGCGACGCCCCGCGTCGCCGCGGTGTTCCAGGAGCCGCGCCTCCTGCCCTGGCGCACCGTCGAGGCGAACGTCCGGCTCGCTCTGCCGCCCGAGCTGGAAGGCGCCGATCTGACCGAGCTGTTCACGATCCTCGGCCTCGAGGCGATGCGCTCGCGCTTTCCCGGCGAGCTGTCGCTCGGCCTCGCCCGCCGCGCCGCGCTGGCCCGCGCCTTCGCCGTCGAGCCGTCGCTGATCCTGCTCGACGAGCCCTTCGTGTCGCTCGACGAGATGACCGCCAGCCGGCTGCGCGCGCTCCTGACGACCGTCTGGTCGGCGCGGCCGACCACCGCCTTGATGGTCACCCACAACCTCCGGGAGGCGGTGGAGCTCTCCGACCGCATCGTCTTCCTGACGCCGCGCCCCGCCACGGTCCGCGGCATCCACGAGATCACGACACCCCGCCCCGCCCGTGACGCCGCCTGGCGCGAGCGCGAGCTGGCCAAACTCGACCGGCTGTTTCCGGGAGTGCTGTAG
- a CDS encoding ABC transporter permease, with protein sequence MIVILSLAVLLAVWWVAASIADSRVLPTPAAVAQAFWRDARTGELFFHLGMTLFRVAASFLIAMVFGAIIGVALGMSREANRFFDPWLILFLNVPALVVIVLAYIWFGLNEIAAIGAIAINKIPNVVVTMREGARALDRQLAEMASVYRFGRMKTLRHVIVPQLQPYLAASSRSGLSLIWKIALVVELLGRSNGVGFQIHLYFQLFDVAAILAYTLAFVAVMLMIEFLLVQPLEARATRWRR encoded by the coding sequence CTGATCGTGATCCTCTCGCTGGCGGTGCTGCTCGCCGTGTGGTGGGTGGCCGCGTCGATCGCCGACAGCCGCGTACTGCCGACGCCGGCCGCCGTCGCGCAGGCGTTCTGGCGCGACGCGCGCACCGGCGAGTTGTTCTTCCATCTCGGCATGACGCTGTTCCGCGTCGCCGCCTCGTTCCTCATCGCCATGGTCTTCGGCGCGATCATCGGCGTCGCGCTCGGCATGAGCCGTGAGGCCAACCGCTTCTTCGACCCGTGGCTGATCCTCTTCCTCAACGTCCCGGCGCTGGTGGTGATCGTGCTGGCCTATATCTGGTTCGGCCTCAACGAGATCGCCGCGATCGGGGCGATCGCCATCAACAAGATCCCGAACGTCGTCGTCACCATGCGCGAGGGCGCCCGGGCCCTCGACCGGCAGCTGGCCGAGATGGCGTCGGTCTACCGCTTCGGCCGGATGAAGACGCTGCGCCACGTCATCGTCCCGCAGCTGCAGCCCTATCTCGCCGCGTCCTCGCGTTCGGGCCTGTCGCTGATCTGGAAGATCGCGCTGGTGGTCGAGCTGCTCGGCCGCTCGAACGGCGTCGGCTTCCAGATTCACCTCTATTTCCAGCTCTTCGACGTCGCGGCGATCCTCGCCTATACGCTCGCCTTCGTCGCCGTCATGCTCATGATCGAGTTCCTGCTTGTCCAACCGCTTGAAGCCCGTGCGACGCGCTGGCGCCGCTGA